The Vibrio tarriae genome includes a window with the following:
- the epmB gene encoding EF-P beta-lysylation protein EpmB: MPHIITRKVISVEQNWLQQLANAISDPLQLLQQLEIDPSPWQDGFEARKLFAQRVPQSFVDRMQKGNPADPLLRQVLPLSAEFEIHPGYSHDPLDEQNNTVPGLLHKYKNRCLLIVKGGCAINCRYCFRRHFPYEDNKGSKSAWQQSLDYIAQNPQLNEVIFSGGDPLMAKDHEIAWLMERIAAIPHIKRLRIHSRLPVVIPARITDELVELFAQTRLQVLLVTHINHANEINLELKQQMARLRAVNVTLLNQGVLLKGVNDTVDAQVALSETLFDAGILPYYLHVLDKVQGAAHFYVSDDKARQIMAGLIERVSGYLVPKLTREIGGRPSKTPLDLHLE, encoded by the coding sequence ATGCCGCACATCATAACCCGAAAAGTCATTTCTGTTGAGCAAAACTGGTTGCAACAGCTGGCAAACGCGATCTCCGATCCTCTGCAATTATTGCAGCAACTTGAGATCGATCCTTCGCCATGGCAAGACGGATTTGAAGCGCGCAAACTGTTTGCGCAGCGGGTGCCGCAAAGTTTTGTCGATCGCATGCAAAAAGGCAATCCTGCCGATCCACTTTTACGGCAAGTTTTACCGCTGAGTGCCGAGTTTGAGATTCATCCCGGCTACTCACATGACCCACTGGATGAACAAAACAACACCGTGCCCGGCTTGCTGCACAAGTATAAAAATCGCTGCTTGTTGATCGTCAAAGGCGGTTGCGCCATCAACTGCCGTTATTGCTTTCGCCGTCATTTTCCCTATGAAGATAACAAAGGCAGCAAAAGCGCTTGGCAACAAAGCCTCGATTACATTGCGCAAAATCCACAGCTCAACGAAGTGATTTTCTCCGGCGGCGATCCTTTAATGGCCAAAGATCATGAAATTGCATGGCTGATGGAGCGTATCGCAGCAATTCCGCACATCAAACGGTTACGCATTCACTCACGATTACCCGTGGTGATCCCCGCGCGCATCACCGATGAATTGGTTGAACTCTTCGCACAAACCCGCTTGCAAGTATTGCTGGTGACACACATCAACCACGCCAATGAAATCAATCTGGAGCTCAAACAGCAAATGGCACGCTTGCGCGCAGTGAACGTGACTTTGCTTAACCAAGGTGTGCTGCTCAAAGGGGTCAATGACACAGTTGACGCACAAGTGGCGCTCAGCGAAACCTTGTTTGATGCTGGCATTCTGCCCTATTACTTGCATGTATTGGATAAGGTGCAAGGCGCGGCGCATTTTTACGTCAGTGATGATAAAGCAAGGCAGATTATGGCAGGCTTGATTGAGCGGGTTTCCGGCTATCTGGTGCCGAAATTAACTCGAGAAATCGGTGGCAGACCCAGCAAAACACCGCTTGATCTGCATCTTGAGTAA
- the groL gene encoding chaperonin GroEL (60 kDa chaperone family; promotes refolding of misfolded polypeptides especially under stressful conditions; forms two stacked rings of heptamers to form a barrel-shaped 14mer; ends can be capped by GroES; misfolded proteins enter the barrel where they are refolded when GroES binds) produces MAAKDVRFGNDARVKMLEGVNILADAVKVTLGPKGRNVVLDKSFGAPTITKDGVSVAREIELEDKFQNMGAQMVKEVASQANDAAGDGTTTATVLAQAIVNEGLKAVAAGMNPMDLKRGIDKAVIAAVEELKALSVTCADTKAIAQVGTISANSDSSVGNIIAEAMEKVGRDGVITVEEGQALQDELDVVEGMQFDRGYLSPYFINNQESGSVELDNPFILLVDKKISNIRELLPVLEGVAKASRPLLIVAEDVEGEALATLVVNNMRGIVKVAAVKAPGFGDRRKAMLQDIAILTGGVVISEEIGLELEKATLEDLGQAKRVSITKENSTIIDGAGDQAAIQGRVAQIRQQIEEATSDYDKEKLQERVAKLAGGVAVIKVGAATEVEMKEKKDRVEDALHATRAAVEEGVVAGGGVALIRAASKLSSLVGDNEEQNVGIRVALRAMEAPLRQIVKNAGDEESVVANNVRAGEGNYGYNAATGVYGDMIEMGILDPTKVTRSALQFAASVAGLMITTEAMITELPKKDAPAMPDMGMGGMGGMM; encoded by the coding sequence ATGGCTGCTAAAGACGTACGTTTTGGTAATGACGCTCGTGTAAAAATGCTAGAAGGCGTAAACATTCTGGCCGATGCGGTAAAAGTAACCTTAGGCCCTAAAGGCCGTAACGTGGTTCTCGACAAATCTTTCGGTGCACCAACCATTACTAAAGATGGTGTATCGGTTGCGCGTGAAATTGAGCTGGAAGACAAATTCCAGAACATGGGCGCACAAATGGTGAAAGAAGTCGCTTCTCAAGCCAACGACGCTGCGGGTGACGGTACAACCACAGCAACCGTACTGGCTCAAGCGATTGTGAACGAAGGCCTAAAAGCGGTAGCGGCAGGCATGAACCCAATGGATCTGAAGCGCGGTATCGATAAAGCCGTTATCGCTGCAGTAGAAGAGTTGAAAGCACTGTCAGTGACTTGTGCCGATACTAAAGCGATTGCTCAAGTAGGTACTATCTCTGCTAACTCAGACTCTAGCGTGGGTAACATCATTGCTGAAGCGATGGAAAAAGTGGGTCGCGATGGCGTGATCACCGTTGAAGAAGGCCAAGCGCTACAAGACGAGCTGGATGTGGTTGAAGGTATGCAGTTTGACCGTGGCTACCTGTCACCGTACTTCATCAACAACCAAGAATCAGGCAGTGTAGAGCTGGATAACCCATTCATCCTGCTGGTTGATAAAAAAATCTCTAACATCCGTGAACTGTTGCCAGTACTGGAAGGCGTGGCAAAAGCGTCTCGTCCACTGCTGATCGTGGCAGAAGATGTAGAAGGCGAAGCGCTGGCGACTCTGGTTGTCAACAACATGCGTGGCATCGTGAAAGTGGCAGCGGTTAAAGCTCCTGGCTTTGGCGATCGTCGTAAAGCGATGCTGCAAGATATCGCGATTCTGACTGGTGGTGTTGTGATCTCTGAAGAGATCGGTCTGGAGCTGGAAAAAGCGACTCTGGAAGACCTAGGCCAAGCGAAACGCGTTTCTATCACCAAAGAAAACTCAACCATCATCGATGGTGCTGGCGATCAAGCCGCGATCCAAGGTCGTGTTGCGCAGATCCGTCAACAAATCGAAGAAGCCACTTCTGACTACGACAAAGAGAAACTGCAAGAGCGCGTAGCAAAACTGGCTGGCGGCGTTGCAGTAATCAAAGTGGGCGCAGCAACCGAAGTGGAAATGAAAGAGAAGAAAGATCGCGTAGAAGATGCGCTGCACGCGACTCGCGCGGCGGTAGAAGAAGGCGTTGTTGCGGGTGGTGGTGTAGCCCTGATCCGTGCAGCTTCTAAACTCTCTTCTCTGGTGGGTGACAACGAAGAGCAAAATGTGGGTATCCGTGTCGCACTACGTGCGATGGAAGCGCCACTGCGTCAAATCGTGAAAAACGCGGGTGACGAAGAATCAGTGGTTGCCAACAATGTGCGTGCAGGCGAAGGTAACTACGGTTACAACGCGGCAACGGGCGTGTACGGTGACATGATCGAAATGGGTATTCTGGATCCAACCAAAGTAACCCGTTCTGCTCTGCAATTCGCAGCGTCTGTTGCGGGTCTGATGATCACCACTGAAGCAATGATCACTGAGCTGCCGAAGAAAGATGCACCAGCAATGCCAGACATGGGCATGGGTGGCATGGGCGGCATGATGTAA
- a CDS encoding VC2662 family protein: protein MNKPFALMALTAAMAAPAALASTPVMFSSIDNFNTPDANQVAGVRLSALYGKVNEVKGVDFSILGLSETDKTTGVNFGLFFGASKVNQEMTGASLGLLNWNTGNTYGANLGFVNLTHDVKGANLSFVNYSEGNTLVDLGAANFSNTSTVQFGLFNKTEKIEGVQIGLINCADNGFFKCFPIINFAK, encoded by the coding sequence ATGAACAAGCCGTTTGCTTTGATGGCGCTTACTGCAGCGATGGCTGCACCAGCCGCATTGGCTTCAACACCCGTTATGTTCTCTTCTATCGACAATTTCAACACGCCAGATGCGAACCAAGTTGCGGGTGTGCGTTTGTCGGCACTGTACGGTAAAGTGAATGAAGTCAAAGGGGTTGATTTCTCTATTCTTGGCCTGTCTGAAACTGACAAAACCACAGGTGTGAACTTTGGCTTATTCTTCGGTGCAAGCAAAGTGAACCAAGAGATGACGGGTGCATCTCTGGGTCTTTTGAACTGGAACACGGGTAATACTTATGGTGCGAACTTGGGCTTTGTGAACCTGACTCACGATGTGAAAGGCGCGAACTTGAGCTTTGTGAACTATTCAGAAGGTAACACCTTGGTTGACTTAGGTGCGGCTAACTTCTCGAACACTTCAACTGTTCAGTTTGGCCTGTTCAACAAAACGGAAAAGATTGAAGGTGTACAGATTGGTTTGATCAACTGTGCGGACAACGGTTTCTTTAAGTGTTTCCCAATCATTAACTTTGCTAAGTAA
- a CDS encoding co-chaperone GroES, translating to MNIRPLHDRVIVERQEVESKSAGGIVLTGSAAEKSTRGKVLAVGKGRILENGSVQPLDVKVGDTVIFAESYGTKTEKIDGKEVLILAEHDILAIVE from the coding sequence ATGAATATTCGTCCATTACATGACCGAGTGATCGTTGAACGCCAAGAAGTTGAATCAAAATCTGCTGGTGGAATTGTTCTAACTGGTTCTGCGGCGGAAAAATCAACGCGCGGTAAAGTGTTGGCAGTTGGTAAAGGCCGCATTCTAGAGAACGGTTCAGTTCAACCTTTGGACGTGAAAGTAGGCGACACCGTGATCTTCGCAGAAAGCTACGGCACAAAAACAGAAAAGATCGATGGCAAAGAAGTGCTGATCTTGGCTGAACATGACATTTTGGCAATCGTTGAATAA
- a CDS encoding helix-turn-helix transcriptional regulator — protein MKTVDRILHTLKREGTVTAKQLAEDLGITTMGARQHLQSLEEEGVLAFHDVKVKVGRPTRHWSLTAKGHNQFADRHGELTIQVIDAVEHIFGKEGLAKVAAEREAQTFAAYHSALVGCHSLQEKLEALVTLREHEGYMAELEPTADGFILIENHCPICKAATRCPSLCQSELNVFRRLLGEECHIERREHIVAGERRCTYFIAVR, from the coding sequence ATGAAAACGGTTGACCGCATTCTTCACACGCTCAAACGTGAAGGCACAGTAACCGCCAAACAGTTGGCTGAAGACCTAGGTATCACTACCATGGGCGCTCGTCAGCATTTACAAAGTCTGGAAGAAGAAGGTGTGCTGGCGTTTCATGATGTGAAAGTCAAAGTCGGTCGCCCAACTCGCCATTGGTCTTTAACCGCGAAAGGACACAATCAGTTTGCTGATCGTCATGGCGAGCTGACCATTCAAGTAATTGACGCGGTCGAGCATATTTTTGGTAAAGAAGGGCTCGCCAAGGTGGCAGCAGAACGTGAAGCTCAAACCTTTGCCGCCTATCACAGCGCATTAGTGGGGTGCCACTCTCTGCAAGAAAAACTCGAAGCTTTGGTTACCCTGCGTGAACATGAAGGCTATATGGCCGAGTTAGAGCCTACTGCCGACGGCTTTATTTTGATTGAAAACCACTGCCCGATTTGCAAAGCAGCCACCCGCTGTCCCAGCCTGTGCCAATCCGAGTTGAATGTTTTTCGCCGTTTATTGGGCGAAGAATGCCATATCGAACGCCGCGAACACATTGTCGCCGGAGAGCGACGCTGCACTTACTTTATTGCCGTGCGATAA